A part of Kryptolebias marmoratus isolate JLee-2015 linkage group LG8, ASM164957v2, whole genome shotgun sequence genomic DNA contains:
- the LOC108247619 gene encoding SAP domain-containing ribonucleoprotein, which yields MAEVVELQKLKLAELRQECDARGLETKGNKGELIARLQAYLEEHGEEEEVDVDDVLAEDAVDFTKVESSDAVKVDNDSETAATEPPAEKKVVKITPPLSTGERLQKRAERFNMPASTDSKKAMRAARFGLPSDASSPSPGVVANSKAAVNIDQLKKRAERFGMNVSTISQKVEDDEKLKKRKERFGILTGAPSVGADDIEAKKVKRAERFGKV from the exons ATGGCTGAGGTAGTagagctgcagaaactgaag cttgcTGAACTGAGGCAGGAGTGTGATGCCCGAGGTCTGGAAACTAAGGGTAACAAAGGAGAGCTCATTGCTCGACTCCAAGCCTACCTGGAAGAGCACGGTGAAg AGGAAGAAGTGGACGTAGATGATGTGCTGGCAGAGGATGCAGTG GACTTTACAAAAGTTGAGAGTTCTGACGCCGTAAAAGTGGACAATGACTCTGAAACTGCTGCAACTGAGCC acCTGCTGAGAAGAAGGTGGTGAAAATAACTCCGCCATTATCGACTGGAGAA AGACTACAGAAGAGAGCTGAACGTTTCAACATGCCAGCATCGACTGACAGCAAGAAAGCCATGCGTGCAGCAAG gtttggTTTACCCTCTGATGCTTCCAGTCCCTCTCCAG GTGTTGTTGCAAACAGTAAAGCTGCT GTCAATATCGATCAGCTGAAGAAGAGAGCAGAAAGATTCGGCATGAACGTTTCAACTATTTCACAAAAG GTGGAGGAtgatgaaaagctgaaaaagagaaaggagaGGTTTGGGATCCTAACAGGAGCGCCTTCGGTTGGAGCAGATGACATTGAG gcaAAAAAGGTGAAGCGCGCCGAAAGATTTGGAAAAGTGTAA